Within Bradymonas sediminis, the genomic segment GCGAAAAACCGGCGCCCCAAAAGAGCGCGCCGAAACCCAAGACCGACGCGAATGACTCAGACTCGAATCCGCAGATGAGCCTGCTCGACCCGGATTGACCCGCCGCGCGCCTCAGTCGCCCCAGGTCTTCTGGATATACTCGTCACGCCCCGATCCGCGCCGGTAACTCTTATACCGGCGCGGACTCTTTTTATAAAAATCCTGGTGATACTCTTCGGCCTTCCAGAACGAGCCGGCCGGCTCGACCTCGGTGACGATCGGCTTATCAAATTTCCCCGACGCGCCCAGCTCTGCCTTCGAGGCCTCGGCGAGTCGCTGTTGCTCGGCGTCGTGATAATAGATGCCGCTGCGGTATTGGCGGCCGCGGTCGACAAATTGCCCGTCTTTTTGGGTGGGGTTGATATTGCGCCAGAAGACCGTGAGCAGCGTCTCATAGCTGACCTCATCGGGGTTATAATACACCCGCACCGCCTCGGTGTGGCCGGTGCGCCCGTAGGAGACGTCTTCGTAGGTGGGCAATTTTTCGGCCCCGCCGGTATAGCCCACGATGGTCGCCTTGACGCCCGGGGTCTCATCAAAGGGCGGCTCGATGCACCAGAAACACCCGGCGGCGAAGGTCGCGATCTTCAGGGCGGGGTCCTCGGCCTGGGCGGGCATTGCCTGCGGGTCGATCGCAGGCGGGGCGCCCGCGGCGCGCTCGCCGGTCTCGCTGGCTGCCGACTCCTCGCGGGTCGCGCCATCTTCGCCGGGCGACGGTGATGATTTGCAGCCCACCACGAACACTGCGAGCCCGAGGACGAGCGCCAGAAGAAGGGTGACTCGGAGATGGGGCGTCTTGGATATCTTCACAGGAAAAGCCTCGGCAATGGGAGCCAATAATGAGCAGGTATAAAACGGTCTCGCGAAAATATTTGTTCCGCCGGGCCGAGCATCGGCGCGGCGGGCAAAAGCTTGTCGCCCAAAATCATTCAATGCTATGTGTTTTGGCCAGTCGCATCTTCTGCAAATCTCCCATCATTTAGACGAAAAAAGGACATCATCATGACAGACGACCTCGGACTCAACGCCTATCAACGCCTGGCCGGGCGCACCGCTCAATACCCGGGGCGCGGCGCCAAACCCATGAGCGCCTACCCCGCCCTGGGCCTGGCCGGCGAGGCGGGCGAGGTGTGCGAGCAGATCAAAAAAGCGATGCGCGATGATGGGGGAGAGATCACCCCGGAGCGCCACAAGGCACTGAAAAAAGAGCTCGGCGATGTGCTCTGGTACCTGGCCGCGCTCGCCTTCGAGCTCGACCTCGACCTCAGCGACATCGCCCAGGCCAACCTCGACAAGCTCGCCGACCGCAAAGCACGTGGTGTTTTGCAGGGATCGGGCGATGAGCGCTAAGGCAACCCAAGGTGCCGGCTAGACAACCCCGCACGAGCGCGCTAAATATGAGGCCGACTTAGCACACAATTTAACTGGTCTTCTCTTACAGGACACGCACCATGGATCTGCGCAGAGATCGCGACTTTCTCCGGGACTTCCCCTTCGCACGCGAAGCGTACGGGAGCATCGTTCAGACGAATTACCCGGGCGCTCACGACGCGGCTTATCGCAAGCGGCTCGACACCCTCAACGGGCTGTCCGAAGCGGCGTGGCCGATGATCCCGACCTATGAATATACCGAGAAGGAGAACACCACCTGGCGGCTGGTCTCCGAGGTGCTCCTGCTGCTGCAGGACCATTATTCATGCAAGGGATTTCTGGAGGGGCGCGACAAGCTCAACCTGCCGATCGACCATATCCCGCAGCTCAGCGAGGTCTCCAAGACAATGGAGGCCGACACCGGGTTTATGCTCGCCCCGGTGGGCGGGCTGCTCGATAAGGGTGAGTTCTTGTCGATGCTTCGCCATAAGGTGATGCGCTGCACGCCGTATATCCGCCATCACTCCTACCCGTTTTTTACCCCCGAGCCCGATATTATCCACGAGCTTCGCGGGCACGCGCCGATGTTCTTATACCCGGAGTTCGTCGAGCTGTCGGTCGAGATCGGCAAGGCTGCGCACGCGGCGGTGGAGGCGAAAAACGAGGAACTCCTCGACGCCATCGGCCTCTTCTATTGGTATACGGTCGAGTACGGGCTGCTGCGCGAAGACGGCGAGTTGAAGATCTTCGGGGCCGGCAATAACGGCGGCATCCAGGACCTGCTGCGCTCGATCGACCCGACGGTCGAGAAGCGCCCGTTTAGCATCGACGCGATTCGCCAGCTGAGCATCGACTATGACGCCCCGCAGGAGATCTTCTTCGTGGCCGAGTCCTTCGAGCAGATCGCAGAGATGGCGCGCGAGCTCGGCGAGCTCGCCTAAGGCCACGCCGCGGAGAGGACGATGAGTCTATTGCATCATATCGCCCTCGGGGTCGCCGAGGTCGAAGCCATCGCCGCATTTTATCGCGAGATCTTCGGCATTCAGGAGCGCACGCGCCATCTCTATGAGGATGGTAGGCTGCGCTCGATTTGGCTGGATATGGGCGGGCCGGTCCTGATGGTCGAGCACGCGGCGGCGCTGGAGGCTCCCGCGCACCAGCGGCGCGCGCTGCAGCCGAGTGATGCCGTGGGCGAGGGGCTTTTTTTGCTGACCTTTACGGTCGCCGACGCGGCCGAGCGCCGCGCCGTTGAGGCGCGCGCCGAGGCGGCCGGGCAGCCCATCGAATCACGCAGCGATTTCAGCTCTTATTTTAGGGACCCGGAGGGAAACCGCGTGGCGGTGAGTCATTACCCGCTGTGACGCGGGCAAGCGGCCACGCGTGGGCTTTAGACACCTCGGGGAAACGCCCGCGAGGTCGAATCTTCGGGCTTTTTTCGATGCTTCGTCGTGTCGTCGCCCTGCTTAAGATACGCGCGAGGGTAGCTGGGCGCGGCGCGCAGCGGCGTAGCGGCGGGCGTGGCTGTCGTCGCGGCGGCCTTTGGCTCAAGCTCTGCTCCCACCCCGGCCATCGCGATCCGGGCCAGCGACAAATTGGCCACGGCGCGATCCACGACCAAATATAGGAACACCCCCGAGCGCCCGGGCAGCATCCGCATTAGGTGGTATTGGGTGCCCAGGCTCACCAGAATCTCTTCGATTTCGTCCTCAAGTTTAAGCGCTTCGAGGGCGCTCAGCTTCGCCTGCACCACACTTGTGTTGATGGCGCCGGCGACTTCGACATCAAAAGCCGGGTCGCCCTGAATTGCGTCCACGGTGATACCGGTGAAGAGCTCGACGAAGGAGGCCGCGATGAAGCCATCGACCCGCGACAGGGATTCTAGATTTTTCGGCATGGGGAAAACTCGAAGACGTAGAGGTGGGATATTAGGGCGAGACGAGCACCCCGAGCAGAATAGCGCGGGGCGCACGGTGCGCGAGGCCTTAGAGTTTGAGGCCGTTGGTCGCGTCGGTCACCAGCAGGCGGGCCATCGCGAGGTTCGATTGCTGACGATTCAACGCCATATAGACGAAGATATTGGGGCGATCAGGCAAGAGGCGAATCAGGTGATATTGAGAGGTCAGCGAGATCAAAATATCCTCGATCTTGTCGTCGAGCCCCAGGGCTTCTGCCGCGCGAAGCTTCGCCTTAACAACGGTCGAATTGGTCGCGCCGGCGACCTCAACGTCGAACTTCTCGCCCCCGCCGATCGAGCCGAGCGTCATGCCGCTCTCGATATCGACCAACGACGCCGCGATAAAACCATCTGCTTGAGCGAGTTTGTTCAGAGTACCTTTAAGATCGTTCGCCATTTTTACTACTCCTAATCAGTTCAATATTGGCCCCTCTCTCCAGAGAAAGGCGCTCGTTAATAGAAAGTTGGCCTCGCCGAAAAACCGGTCCTGGCTCAGTGCTGGCCCACCAATATTATTGGTCATTTGGGGGGCGAAAACGGGGTGTAGACTGAAGAGTCTGAGTACAAGTCCTACCCTGAGGTTGTTTGACGACAACCAACTTAAGGCAGAAATAAAGCACGCGGAACCCGTAGTCAAACACCCCTAGCGGATTTCTACACAAATAACGGAATTTTCGACGTTTTATTTCAAATAATTTCGGGTTGGTCCCAAAGTGGGGGGAATTCGGGCCGCTCAGGCAGTGGGGAAAGGCCCGTGGGTGGGCCGCGTGCAGGGGCGAAGAGATATTCGCAGCGATTCGATGCCTAATTCGCCCCGGCCGCGCGCTGAGAGTCGCGACTCTTTCGACGGCGCACCGTCCCGGTGCCCCCGCATTCCTGGCAGGGATCTTCAATCTCAAATAGACCGACGTAGCGCCCATTGCCGCCGCATCCGGGGCAGGTGCGCACCTCGGTCTCGCGAATCCCCTCGCCGGGGCGAAGGTCGTCGTCATCGAAGAGTGATGAGAGCTCCTTATCGTTAAATAGGTCGCGAAACGGGTCGGATTGATAGTCAGACATCGTATACCTCGCCGCCATGGTGGCCGGTTGTCGTCGAAGTGAGTCGAAAAACTTGCGCCGCGTGCCCTGAGGAGATGCGACCTAAAAGTCAGGCCCAGATGCTATCTCTTCGCACTCACGCTCCTGCGAGGGCACCGCAAAGGCAGCCCAAGTAGGTGGAAACTTAAGCACGCTTCGCGAAGATAAGAACGCGGGGGTATTTTTCTGGGGAATGTCCAGCCTAAAACACTGCTTTGACCTTGGCAGGCGTCGCAAGTACAACGATAAACGGCGCGTTCCTTGGAGAGAAAACGATGAGTAATGACTGGGAAAAATTGGCGGGGGAGACCGGCGAAGCGGTCACCTCAAATCGCATCAAACGCATGTTCAAGCTGGGTTCGATGGGCGCGCGCGTGGCGGCGTCCTCGATGGCCTCAAAGATCGGCAGCATCCTGCCGGGCGATGCGGAGCAGCGCGAGGACAACCTGAAGCGCTCGAATATCAAGAACGCCGGGCGAGTCGTGGAGGTCTTGAGCGACCTCAAAGGCGCGTCGATGAAGGTCGGCCAGATGCTGTCGGCGGACCCGGAGCTTCTGCCGCCGGAGTTCGCCGACGTCATGAGCTCGCTGCAAAAAGACGCCACGCCCATGACCTATACGACGGTCAAGGCGCAGATTGAGCGCGCGCTGGACCGCCCGATTGAGACCATCTTTAGCTATTTTGACCCCGACCCGGTCGGCTCGGCCAGCATCGGCCAGGTCCACCGCGCCGTGCTCGAGAGCGGCGAAGAGGTCGCGGTCAAGGTGCAATACCCCGGGGTGGCCGACTCGCTGGAGAGCGACCTCAAGAGCTTAAAGACGATGCTTATTTACGGGCGCGCGTTCGTCGACCGCAAGCGCCTCGACGAGCTCTTCGCCGAGATCGAGCGCATGCTGCTCGAGGAGGCGAATTATGAGATCGAGGCCGAAACGCTCGGGCGATTCCACGAAACCCTCAAGGATCACCAGGGGTTGCGCGCCCCGAAGCCCTACCCCAAGTGGTGTCGAAAGCAAGTGCTGGTGATGGAATATGTCCACGGCACCAAATTGGACGACGCGCTCGAAGCCCTCGAGGACGGGCCGCGCCGCCAGAGGCTCCTGGAGCGGTGGATGACCGCGTATTATTGGATGTTCCACGAGTTATTCGAGCTGCACGCCGACCCGCACCCGGGCAACTTTTTGCTCGAAGAAGACGACACGCTGGTGATGCTGGATTTCGGGTCGGTCAAAAAATACGACCCGGCCTTCCCCGACTGTTTTCTCGAGGTCGTGGACTCGACCTGGCAAAACGACCCGGTGCGCACCATCGCGGCCTATGAGCGGCTGGGCTTCGGGGCCAAGGACGGCGATCTCTCGAAGATCGACCCCGAGCTTATGCAGCAATATCAAGAGCTTATCGTCGCGCCCTTTATGCGCAATGAGCCCTTTGAATTTGGCGGCTGGGAGCCGGCCAAGGAGACCAAGCGCTTTATGCTTCGCCACCCGAGCTTCATGAAGCTCGTGCCGCCTCCCGAAGCCATCGCCTATTTGCGCGTCTTAAGCGGCATCAAGGGGCTGCTGGGCAAGATGGACGCCAAGGTCAACGCCTACACCATGGTCCACGACCTGATCGAGCGCCGCGGATTGCTGACGCCCGACCCCTGATATCGCCCGCGACGCGCCCGGGTCAGACCGGCGGCGGCGAGCGGCGGTCGGAGGAAGATGGCATCGCCGGGGGGCTGATTCCCACGCCCTGCTTGCTCAGGTAGGTGCGCGTAATCTCGGAGATATTGTCGAGGATCCAGGAGGCCATCTCCTCTTCTTCTGCCAGGATATCCTTGCAGATCAGCGCGATCTCGGTCTGCCCGTAGGCGTCGGCCGCGGCGATCAGCGCGCGGTAGGTCGCGACCTCCAGGCATTCGTATTGATAGATGCTGATGGCCGCCTTGACGACATCATCGTCGGAGCCGCTAGTGGCGAAGGCCTGCATCGAGCCGCTGAATTTCCCCACCATCTCCTTGACCATCGAGGTGTCGCCGCCGAGCTGGTCGATGCAGCGCTCCAGCCTGCTCTGGTGGCGCCGGGTCTCCTCAAGATGGTCGGCGAAGCGTTGATTGAGGCGGGGAAACCCCTTCACGCGCGAGACCTGTTTATTGAGCATCGACTCCGCGGATGCTTCCATCGCGTGGGCGTCGCGCAGCCATTTGATCAGAATACTCTTCTGTTTAGCCATGATCTCTTCTCCAATATGGGGTTCGGTTCGGATGAGTGAATGCCGGAAATCGGCGCGCGGGTTGCTCCCGCGTACCGATTCCAATGCTGGACACACCCCGGAGAAGAACAAGGTTGGCCCATCTGAGGCCAAGCCGCCCGCCGGCGCTTGGCAGTTGTGCCGCGCATCGAAAACACTATAATCCGGGCGCGGCATCGACATTTTCGCGACGTTCGCTACGTTGTGTGCCCACTTTAATTTGCGCGTTGAAATGACATTTTCTACACGAGTTTTTAATCCGATGAGGAAGCCAATGAAGACCCAATTATTGATCGCGACGCTGCTGCTCGCGCTTGTCGCCGCCACCGGCTGCGAGAAGAAGGCCAGCAAACCCGACGAAAATGGTGTGGCAGAGCAAAAGGCTGACACCGAGGAGAAGGGCAGCGAAGAGAAGGCCGAAGAGAAAGCGGAGGCGCCCGCAGAGGCCGACACGGCCGGACTCCCCACGATGGGCGACGACAAGATCAACCCGCTGCTGCTGACCCCGGCCGAGGTCACCAAGGGCGAGGCGCCGGCGAGCTTCCAGGCGAAGTTCATCACCTCACAGGGCGACTTCACCGTCGAGTTCAAGCGCGAATGGGCCCCGCTGGGCGCCGACCGCGCCTACCAGCTCATCAAAGCGGATTATTATGACGGGATCAGCTTTTTCCGCGTCATCCCCGGCTTTATGGCCCAATTTGGCATCCACGCGAACCCCAAGGTCAGCGCGGCCTGGCAGAATGAGCGGATCAATGATGACCCGGTCACCCAATCCAATACCCGCGGCATGGTGACTTTTGCCAAGACCAATATGCCCAACTCGCGCCTGACCCACCTGTTCATCAACTACGGCAATAACGTCGCGCTTGATAAGCAGGGTTTCGCGCCGGTGGGCAAAGTCGTCGAAGGCATGGAAGTCGTGGAGAAACTCTACGGCGGATACGGCGGTGGCCCGCCCACCGGCCCGAATCAGGGCGCGTTGACCGCCGAGGGCAACCCGTATCTGCAGCAGAATTTCCCGAAGCTTGATTATATCAAGGACGTGGTGATTCTGGGCGATGAGAAGGCCGAAGAGAAAGGCGAGTAATCCGCCCCTCTCTTACCAGGTAAAGCTCACGCGAATCCCATTGAGCTCGCCGACCGACGGAGACACCATGACGTCGTGTTTGGCGAGCAGTCCGCTCTCGCCGTCGAACCCAAAATATAGCCATTTGGGCAGGACATAGCCGGAGAGCACCCCGATCGCCGCGCCGGCGAGCACATCGCTCATATAATGTTTGTGGGCGACCATGCGCAGCACGCCGGTGGCGGTGGCCGCGCTCAGCGCGGTATAGCAGGCGATGTCGTCCCAGGCGCCGCCCAGCGGGTTGAGCATCTCGTGGTTCAAGCAAACCAGCCCCGCGCCCGCAAACGCCATGCTGGTATGACCGCTGGGGAAACTCAGCGCTTCGCGGTCCTCGCAATCCTCGCCGGGGCTATCCCAACACGCATCCAGCGGCGGACGCGCGCGCCCAACCGTATATTTGAGCGCCGTGGTGGCAAAGAACGCCACCGCCATCGACTGCATATTGATCGCTGTCATGCGCGTGGCGACGCTGGCATCATCGCCTTTATACCAGAGCAGCGCGGGCTCGATGATCAACGGCGCCGCGATCAGCGAGCCGACCAGCACATCACTGGTGAGCGCTGCCAGGTCCCTGCCCTGCGGGCTGCTCGCCCGCAGGCTCTCGTGCACGAAGCCGTCCAGCAAGATGGGGCCGCGCCAATTGGGCGTCTCGACCGGGTCGACCGCGAGGTTGATCACCGCCGCGCTGGCGCCCAATAAGCCGGTCACGCCGAGCCCCAACAGCCCCGGACGCCCCCATTCGGAGGACCAGGTCGGCACCGGAAGCGTGTCCTCTTTGGGGCCAACCCTCGTGCTAATCTGCGCATCTTCGGATTCGGAGGCAGGAATACTTGCCTCCGATGAAACCGCGTCGGCAGCCAGGCTCTCGGAATCACTGGCGAGGTCTTGACCGAATAATTGGCCGGGGAGGAGTGTCAGTTGCAGACAAATAAATAAGGAAAAAAGGGCGCCAAAGCGCTGCGTACTACGCATATATTTCCTGGTTGCTTGGATATTTCACGGAGGCAAACGAAGGGTTCTTCGTGGCTTTGATTACGATCTTCTTCGAGACAGGGCCTCGATTCAGGCTGGCGAACAAAACCTCTAACAGCTTGAAATTAAAGAGTTATTTCAACTTTATACAAATACTTAATTTCAGCAACCCCGCGATGAGGTCTCAACGCCGGGCGACAAACGCGACGCAGTTCACCAAACGCTGCTGAATGATAGCAGCTGAATCGGCGCGCTCGTGGGGGTGAGGGCGGCGTCATCGTCGGCGAAGAAGGGGTCGCCGTCGTCGAGCCCAAAATAGAGCACCTTGGGGAGCACATAGCCGGCGGCGAGCCCGAGGGCCGCGCCGATGAGGACATCGGTCGAATAGTGCTGGTGAGCGACCATGCGCAGCACGCCGGTGCTCAAGGCCGCGCCCAGCGCGGTATAGCAGGCGACGTTATCCCAGGCGTTCTCCAGCGGGCTGAAGACCTCGTGGTTCATGCAGATCAGGCCCGCGCCTACGAAGGCCATGGAGGTATGCCCGCTGGGAAAACTGACGGCTTCGCGCCGGGCGCAGCTCTCGTCGGAGGTCGGGTCGTCCCAGCACTCGCCAATGGGCGGGCGCTGGCGGGCGACCGCGTATTTGATCGCGGATGTGGTGAAGAGCACCAGCGCCATCGACTGGGCGTTGACCAGGGCGAGGCGGCCGGCGGCGGTGGCGTCGTCGCCTTTGAGGTAGAGAAGACCGGGTTCGACGACCAGGGGCGCCGCGATGAGGGAGCCCAGCAGGATATCGCTGATGTGCCCGGCCAGCTCCATCCCTTCGGGGGTCGAGGCGCGCAGGCTTTCGTGCAGGAAGCGGTCCGCGAGAATCGGCCCCCTCCAGCGGGGCTCGGCGTAATTATCAAAGCCGATATTCATGGCGAGCGCGCCGCCAAGCAGAAGGCTGGTCGCCGCGAAGCTGCCCCACCCCGGCTGGCCCCACTGAGCGGCCCAGACCGGCGCCTGGAGCGGGTCTTCGGCGGTGCGAACTTGCGGCATGGCCGGCGCGTCCTGGGCCAACGCGCTGCCGGGCAGCAGCGCGAGGCCGAAGGCGCACAACAAAAGCATAACGAAAAGGCGTTTGAATATCAGCATGGGGCTCCGCGATGCGGCGATTTATTTAGCCATCAAAAGTTCAGGATTCGTTCATCGATTCGGCGGTGCGATCGCCTGTGGGCGGCGTCGAAAATTCGGGCGCGCCGGCGATGCCGAAGCGTGCCGCCCACCCGCGATCCAGATAATAACCGAGCATCCAGGTCACCAGCGCCCAGCTCAAACCGAGGGTCCAACCGCCGAGAATATCGGTGGGATAATGCACCCCCATGGCCAGGCGTGTCCAGCCGATGAGCACGATCATGGTGACCGCCGCGCTCATAATATAGATCTTCTGCAACCGCCCCCGGTAGTGCTGGGCGAGCATCAGCGCCAGCGTGGTGAAGATGACCGCGGTGATCGTGGCGTGCCCGCTGGGAAAGCTCCAGGAGGTCTCGGGCATCAGGTGCGGCACGATCTCGGGGCGAAGGCGCTGCACCGTATATTTGAAGGTATAGCCCAGCGCGGCGCCGCCGATGACCGCAAATCCCAGGCGCACGGTGTAGCGCAGGCGGTCGGTGAGCAGAAAAAAGCCCATCAGCATGCCCACCCACACGGTCACCACCGACGAGCCGCCCATCGACGTGAGCTGGAGCACCGCGTGCTCCACGGCCCCCGGGCCGATCACATGCTCAAGCTCGGGCCCCTGACGAAAGGAGCGCAGGATGGTCGCGTCCATGCCGGCGACAAAGCCCGGCGTGAGCCACTCGGCGACGCCAAGCCCAGCCCAGACAAGCCCCAGGACGGTGAGAAACCCCAGCACGACCCGCGTCTCGAAGCGGCTGCGCATGGTCTGAAAAAGACCCGCGCGGGCGTCGGCTTCTGCAATTAGTGTACGACTCTTCATAGGATTCCAATCGAGTAAAAATACTGCTGCGATGATCTTCTACAGAATAAAACGACGTTCTGAGCGTCTGGTCATTTAGATAGAATGTCTTAGCGCGTCAAATTTTGATATAGACCAGATAACGCCTCAGCAATCGCCCAATTTGCCCCAAATCCGACTCCTCGCGGGTCCAATCGCTTCCAAGCCACGATCGCCATGAAAAAATATTATTTTATCTATTTGGCCGCCCTGCTCTTCAGCCCCCTCTCGGCTTGCTCCTGCGAAGGCGACCACGACGCTGAGTGGAACCTCGACGACGAGTGGCCGGAGGCCGACGCCGGCGAAGAGGATATCCTCGAAGACGATACCGCCGAGGAGCAAGACGCCAAAGATGAGCCGATCGAGCCCTGGGAGCCCGAAGAGGTCGAGCCGGATATCCCCTACGACCACGCGCTCACCGACCGCACGAGCCTGGACGTGGACCCGGACGGGACGCTGTGGCTTGGCTATCATTATTGCAGCGATCTGTCCTGCTCCGAGCCGATGCTGCGGGTGATGCATAAGCGGGTTGGCCAGGACTGGGTGGGCGAGGATATCGCCATCCATGAGGGGATCTTCGGGGTCAACGTGATCATGGCCGACGAGCCGATCGTGGTGTACCCGGACAGCTTCGAGCCGGTCTACCGGGTCAAATCGCGCACGAGTGATGGGCAGTGGGAAAGCTATGATTTCCCGGTGCCGCGCGGCGATCAGATGGAATATGACGGCTTTGATGTCACCGAAAATGGCCACAGTTATTTCATCACCTTCGCCCCCGACAACGCGCCTCAGGTCTCGCTATTCACTCTCGACGTCGCCGCGAGCGCGCCGACCTGGCGAGAGCTGAGCCCGCTGGAGATTCAGGACTCCCAGGCTGCCATGGAGGACGGGCTGCAGACCGACGAGGACAATGTCTACCTGGTCAACCTAAGCGGCGAGACCGGGATCTACGGCGTGTATCGCTACGATCAGGAGCTCGACCAATGGCCGCAAACCGCCGAACTTCAGACCTATACCGACCTCTTCGTGCACTCGCTGGCCATCACCCAAAACTTTGGGCTGTGCATGAGCGGCAATTATCAGGGCGGCACCAATGTCGAGACGCTGCTGGTGACCTGCGGGTCGATGGATGACCTGACCCTGGAGGTCAAAGACTTCGGCGAGGGGTCGCTGTCGGCCGAGACGCCGTCGTCGATCATTGAGGGCAATGACGGCACGGTGTATGTGGCGTTTAACCCGCCGGGCAACCGTGAGCTGCGCGTGGCGAGTCGACGACCGAACACCCCGGTGTGGGAGGTCGAGACGGTGTATAACGGGCCGTCCTACGGCATCTCGACCGCGATTGACCACTCCGGCGACCTGGTCATCTCGTTTTATACCTGCGACGACGAAGACAGGTGCAGCCTGAAGGTTTTGTGGGAGACGATGGACTGATGCGAGGCGCTCCCCCGCGAACCCGCGGGGGAAAACGAGCTTTTTAGTCCGCCAAATGGCCGATATCGCCGGTCTGCACGCGCCACAGACGCGCGTAATCGCCGTTGGCCGCGATCAACTCATCGTGGGAGCCCTGCTCGGCGATGCCGCCCTTGTCCAGGACGACGATGAAGTCGGCGTTTCGCACCGTGGAGAGGCGATGGGCGATGATGAGGGTGGTGCGGTCGCGGGTGACGCGGTTTAGCGAGCGCTGGATGGCGGCTTCGGTGTCGTTATCGACGGCCGAGGTCGCCTCGTCGAAGATGAGGATGGGCGGGTTTTTGAGCAGCGCGCGCGCGATCGACAGCCGTTGGCGCTGGCCACCGCTCAAGGTCTCGCCGCGCTCGCCGACCATGGTCTGGTAGCCCTGAGGAAGCTGGGCGATGAACTCGTCGGCCTCGGCGAGTGTGGCGGCGCGCTCGATCTCCTCGGCGGAGGCATCGAAGGTGCCGTAGCCGATATTATCGCTCACGGTGCCGTGAAACAGAAAAACCTGCTGGCTGACCAGGCCGATGGCGCGGCGAAGATCGGTGAGGTCAAGCTTCGAGATATCGGTCTCGTCGACGCTGAGCTTGCCGGATTGCGGCTCATAAAAGCGCAGCAAAAGATTGATGAGCGTGGTCTTTCCGGAGCCGGTCGCCCCCACGATGCCCACGGTCGCGCCGGCGGGAATCTTGAGGTCGAAATTCTTCAGGATGGGGTCGCGGTTGGGGTATCCGAAGGTGATATTGTCGAAATGCACCGCCCCGGCGACCTGCGCCGGCTCGAGCGATTGCTCGCCATTGTCGATGCGAATCGGCGTCTCGAGCAGGTCCATGACGCGGTTGGTCGAGGCCATCGCGCGCTGGTAGAGGTCGAAGGTCTCGCCCAGGCGCGTCAGCGGCCAGAGCAGCCGCTGGGTCATAAATACGAGCACCGTATACACGCCGACCGGCAATTCGCCCTCCAGGGCGAGGTGGCCGCCGTAGACCAGCGTGGCGATGAACCCCAGCACGATGACCATGCGGATCAGCGGAGAGAACGCCGAACTCAGCACGATCGCCTTGCGATTGGCCTCGCGATA encodes:
- a CDS encoding phosphatase PAP2 family protein; its protein translation is MLIFKRLFVMLLLCAFGLALLPGSALAQDAPAMPQVRTAEDPLQAPVWAAQWGQPGWGSFAATSLLLGGALAMNIGFDNYAEPRWRGPILADRFLHESLRASTPEGMELAGHISDILLGSLIAAPLVVEPGLLYLKGDDATAAGRLALVNAQSMALVLFTTSAIKYAVARQRPPIGECWDDPTSDESCARREAVSFPSGHTSMAFVGAGLICMNHEVFSPLENAWDNVACYTALGAALSTGVLRMVAHQHYSTDVLIGAALGLAAGYVLPKVLYFGLDDGDPFFADDDAALTPTSAPIQLLSFSSVW
- a CDS encoding ABC1 kinase family protein → MSNDWEKLAGETGEAVTSNRIKRMFKLGSMGARVAASSMASKIGSILPGDAEQREDNLKRSNIKNAGRVVEVLSDLKGASMKVGQMLSADPELLPPEFADVMSSLQKDATPMTYTTVKAQIERALDRPIETIFSYFDPDPVGSASIGQVHRAVLESGEEVAVKVQYPGVADSLESDLKSLKTMLIYGRAFVDRKRLDELFAEIERMLLEEANYEIEAETLGRFHETLKDHQGLRAPKPYPKWCRKQVLVMEYVHGTKLDDALEALEDGPRRQRLLERWMTAYYWMFHELFELHADPHPGNFLLEEDDTLVMLDFGSVKKYDPAFPDCFLEVVDSTWQNDPVRTIAAYERLGFGAKDGDLSKIDPELMQQYQELIVAPFMRNEPFEFGGWEPAKETKRFMLRHPSFMKLVPPPEAIAYLRVLSGIKGLLGKMDAKVNAYTMVHDLIERRGLLTPDP
- a CDS encoding peptidylprolyl isomerase encodes the protein MKTQLLIATLLLALVAATGCEKKASKPDENGVAEQKADTEEKGSEEKAEEKAEAPAEADTAGLPTMGDDKINPLLLTPAEVTKGEAPASFQAKFITSQGDFTVEFKREWAPLGADRAYQLIKADYYDGISFFRVIPGFMAQFGIHANPKVSAAWQNERINDDPVTQSNTRGMVTFAKTNMPNSRLTHLFINYGNNVALDKQGFAPVGKVVEGMEVVEKLYGGYGGGPPTGPNQGALTAEGNPYLQQNFPKLDYIKDVVILGDEKAEEKGE
- the msrA gene encoding peptide-methionine (S)-S-oxide reductase MsrA; the protein is MKISKTPHLRVTLLLALVLGLAVFVVGCKSSPSPGEDGATREESAASETGERAAGAPPAIDPQAMPAQAEDPALKIATFAAGCFWCIEPPFDETPGVKATIVGYTGGAEKLPTYEDVSYGRTGHTEAVRVYYNPDEVSYETLLTVFWRNINPTQKDGQFVDRGRQYRSGIYYHDAEQQRLAEASKAELGASGKFDKPIVTEVEPAGSFWKAEEYHQDFYKKSPRRYKSYRRGSGRDEYIQKTWGD
- a CDS encoding nucleoside triphosphate pyrophosphohydrolase family protein produces the protein MTDDLGLNAYQRLAGRTAQYPGRGAKPMSAYPALGLAGEAGEVCEQIKKAMRDDGGEITPERHKALKKELGDVLWYLAALAFELDLDLSDIAQANLDKLADRKARGVLQGSGDER
- a CDS encoding phosphatase PAP2 family protein, with protein sequence MRSTQRFGALFSLFICLQLTLLPGQLFGQDLASDSESLAADAVSSEASIPASESEDAQISTRVGPKEDTLPVPTWSSEWGRPGLLGLGVTGLLGASAAVINLAVDPVETPNWRGPILLDGFVHESLRASSPQGRDLAALTSDVLVGSLIAAPLIIEPALLWYKGDDASVATRMTAINMQSMAVAFFATTALKYTVGRARPPLDACWDSPGEDCEDREALSFPSGHTSMAFAGAGLVCLNHEMLNPLGGAWDDIACYTALSAATATGVLRMVAHKHYMSDVLAGAAIGVLSGYVLPKWLYFGFDGESGLLAKHDVMVSPSVGELNGIRVSFTW
- a CDS encoding VOC family protein, yielding MSLLHHIALGVAEVEAIAAFYREIFGIQERTRHLYEDGRLRSIWLDMGGPVLMVEHAAALEAPAHQRRALQPSDAVGEGLFLLTFTVADAAERRAVEARAEAAGQPIESRSDFSSYFRDPEGNRVAVSHYPL
- a CDS encoding ferritin-like domain-containing protein; amino-acid sequence: MAKQKSILIKWLRDAHAMEASAESMLNKQVSRVKGFPRLNQRFADHLEETRRHQSRLERCIDQLGGDTSMVKEMVGKFSGSMQAFATSGSDDDVVKAAISIYQYECLEVATYRALIAAADAYGQTEIALICKDILAEEEEMASWILDNISEITRTYLSKQGVGISPPAMPSSSDRRSPPPV